The Saccharomonospora cyanea NA-134 genome includes a region encoding these proteins:
- a CDS encoding SCO3242 family prenyltransferase, translating into MSAYAELVRAPAALTVVGDTVAGAAASGTPLRGRRRLLPLASAAFYWAGMALNDWADRDLDAVERPERPIPSGRVSATAALTTGAGLTAAGLALARIGGGAHAWRTAVPLAACLWAYDTTLKGTALGPVGMAACRALDVLMGASGRERAALAAAGALGVHTFGVTALSAGEVHGTEARTAGGALAATVTSAASAALAGRRRPAGSGGGRLRRAATAVFAGTYASSVGSAQYAALREPSAQRVREATKAGIHGMVPLQATIAARHGAVRAATLLVTVLPLARRLARRVSPT; encoded by the coding sequence GTGAGCGCGTACGCCGAGCTCGTCCGGGCACCGGCGGCGCTGACCGTGGTGGGCGACACCGTGGCCGGTGCCGCCGCCTCGGGAACGCCGCTACGCGGCCGGAGACGGTTGCTGCCCCTGGCGTCGGCGGCGTTCTACTGGGCGGGCATGGCGCTCAACGACTGGGCCGACCGCGACCTCGACGCGGTGGAGCGCCCCGAGCGGCCCATCCCCTCCGGCCGGGTGAGCGCGACCGCGGCGTTGACCACGGGCGCAGGCCTCACCGCCGCGGGACTGGCACTGGCGCGGATCGGTGGTGGGGCCCACGCCTGGCGCACCGCGGTTCCGCTCGCCGCCTGCCTGTGGGCCTACGACACGACGTTGAAGGGCACGGCCCTCGGGCCGGTGGGCATGGCGGCGTGCCGTGCGCTGGACGTGCTCATGGGCGCCTCCGGCCGGGAACGGGCGGCCCTGGCCGCGGCGGGAGCACTGGGCGTGCACACGTTCGGCGTCACCGCGCTGTCGGCGGGGGAGGTGCACGGCACCGAAGCCCGCACGGCAGGTGGTGCCCTCGCGGCGACCGTGACGTCCGCGGCCTCCGCCGCGTTGGCGGGGAGGCGACGTCCCGCCGGGTCCGGTGGCGGGCGGTTGCGGAGGGCGGCCACGGCGGTGTTCGCGGGCACGTACGCGTCGTCCGTGGGCAGCGCCCAGTACGCGGCCCTGCGGGAGCCCTCGGCGCAGCGCGTGCGTGAGGCCACCAAAGCCGGCATCCACGGCATGGTCCCGCTCCAGGCCACCATCGCGGCGAGGCACGGCGCCGTGCGCGCCGCGACGTTGCTGGTGACCGTTCTGCCGCTGGCGCGGCGACTCGCGAGAAGGGTGAGCCCGACGTGA
- a CDS encoding EboA domain-containing protein codes for MSTLRFGYGTNGFANHRLDDALAIIADLGYSGVALTLDHAHLDPFADDVAAQTARVARRLSELGLGVVVETGARFLLDPWRKHRPTLLSDDPGPRLDFLRRAADIAVDLGAECVSFWSGVADSTVDEDTAWQRLLSGVAAVLDGTQARFALEPEPGHYVQHLDQALRLRRELGDPERLGITLDVGHCVAVEPVSAAECVRKAGGLLFNVQLDDMLPGVHEHLEFGEGQLDLAETLGALADVGYEGLAAVELPRHSHAAPDVARRAKAALTEADRVVDWVAGAESAIRADPTRIRTLFPAVGRKVGRTAVRPDTDPEGLVHGTVDDRARGRLLAALGSELDTDALVKEVEELYRYGDGAERRGVLRNLHVLPTDDPHVVEAGVRLVSDALRANDTGLVAAALGRFAAEFLDDHGWRHGVLKCLFTGVPTAAVAGLSRRCDAELLRMVSDYVAERKAAGRAVPADAEAILALGATRDEEVAR; via the coding sequence GTGAGCACACTGAGATTCGGATACGGCACCAACGGTTTCGCCAACCACCGGCTCGACGACGCCCTGGCGATCATCGCCGACCTCGGCTACTCGGGTGTGGCGCTGACGCTGGACCACGCGCACCTCGATCCGTTCGCCGACGACGTGGCCGCGCAGACGGCGCGCGTCGCGAGGCGGCTCTCGGAGCTGGGGCTCGGCGTGGTGGTCGAGACCGGTGCGCGGTTCCTGCTCGATCCGTGGCGCAAGCACCGGCCGACCCTGCTCTCCGACGACCCCGGGCCTCGGCTGGACTTCCTGCGCAGGGCGGCCGACATCGCCGTCGACCTCGGCGCGGAGTGCGTCTCGTTCTGGTCCGGTGTCGCCGACTCCACCGTGGACGAGGACACGGCCTGGCAGCGTCTGCTGTCCGGAGTGGCGGCCGTGCTGGACGGCACGCAGGCGCGGTTCGCACTGGAACCCGAACCCGGCCACTACGTGCAGCACCTCGACCAGGCACTGAGGCTGCGTCGGGAACTGGGTGACCCCGAGCGCCTCGGCATCACGCTCGACGTGGGGCACTGCGTCGCGGTGGAGCCCGTCAGCGCGGCGGAGTGCGTGCGGAAGGCCGGGGGCCTGCTGTTCAACGTGCAACTGGACGACATGCTCCCCGGCGTGCACGAGCACCTGGAGTTCGGTGAGGGGCAGCTCGACCTCGCCGAGACGCTCGGCGCGCTGGCCGACGTCGGCTACGAGGGGCTGGCGGCCGTGGAGCTGCCCCGGCACAGTCACGCCGCCCCGGACGTCGCCCGCCGCGCGAAGGCGGCGCTGACGGAGGCCGACCGGGTGGTCGACTGGGTGGCAGGCGCGGAGTCGGCGATCCGCGCCGACCCCACCCGTATCCGCACGCTGTTCCCGGCGGTGGGCCGGAAGGTGGGGCGCACCGCCGTCCGGCCGGACACCGACCCGGAAGGGCTCGTGCACGGCACCGTCGACGACCGCGCGCGTGGCCGGCTGCTGGCGGCACTGGGCTCGGAACTGGACACCGACGCGCTGGTGAAGGAGGTGGAGGAGCTGTACCGGTACGGCGACGGCGCCGAGCGCCGAGGCGTACTGCGCAACCTCCACGTCCTGCCCACCGACGACCCCCACGTGGTCGAGGCCGGGGTGCGGTTGGTGTCCGACGCGCTGCGGGCCAACGACACCGGACTGGTGGCCGCCGCGCTCGGGCGGTTCGCCGCCGAGTTCCTCGACGACCACGGCTGGCGCCACGGGGTACTGAAATGCCTGTTCACCGGTGTTCCCACGGCCGCTGTCGCCGGGTTGTCCCGGCGCTGTGACGCCGAGCTGCTCCGCATGGTCTCCGACTACGTGGCCGAGAGGAAGGCCGCAGGCCGCGCCGTGCCCGCCGACGCCGAGGCGATCCTGGCCCTCGGTGCCACCCGTGACGAGGAGGTCGCCCGATGA
- a CDS encoding TatD family hydrolase, which produces MKIFDPHIHMTSRTTDDYENMYAAGVRALVEPAFWLGQPRTNVGAFTDYFDGLIGWERFRASQFGIRHHCTIALNPKEANDPRCVDVLDVLPRYLAKDGVVAVGEVGYDSMTDAEEKAFTRQLGLAIEHDLPVLVHTPHRDKLAGTRRTLDVVRESGIDPARVVVDHLNEVTVGLVAESGCWMGFSIYPDTKMDEHRMVAILKEYGTERMLVNSAADWGRSDPLKTYRTGKAMLEAGYSESEVDKVLWDNPVAFYGQSGKLMLGPLPESAPTAETFEGNSVLRGARK; this is translated from the coding sequence ATGAAGATCTTCGACCCGCACATCCACATGACGTCGCGCACCACCGACGACTACGAGAACATGTACGCCGCCGGTGTGCGTGCCCTCGTCGAACCCGCGTTCTGGCTCGGGCAGCCGCGCACGAACGTCGGGGCGTTCACCGACTACTTCGACGGGCTGATCGGGTGGGAGCGGTTCCGGGCCTCGCAGTTCGGCATCAGGCACCACTGCACGATCGCGCTGAACCCCAAGGAAGCCAACGATCCGCGGTGTGTCGACGTGCTCGACGTGCTGCCGCGCTACCTCGCCAAGGACGGTGTGGTGGCCGTCGGCGAGGTCGGCTACGACTCGATGACCGACGCCGAGGAGAAGGCGTTCACCCGCCAGCTCGGACTCGCGATCGAGCACGACCTGCCCGTGCTCGTCCACACCCCGCACCGCGACAAGCTCGCGGGCACGAGACGCACGCTCGACGTCGTCCGGGAGTCGGGCATCGACCCGGCTCGCGTGGTGGTGGACCACCTCAACGAGGTCACCGTCGGACTCGTGGCCGAGTCCGGGTGCTGGATGGGTTTTTCCATCTACCCCGACACGAAGATGGACGAACACCGCATGGTGGCCATTCTCAAGGAGTACGGCACCGAGCGGATGCTGGTGAACTCGGCGGCCGACTGGGGACGTTCCGACCCGCTCAAGACCTACCGCACCGGCAAGGCGATGCTCGAAGCCGGATACTCCGAGTCCGAAGTAGACAAGGTGTTGTGGGACAACCCCGTCGCGTTCTACGGCCAGAGCGGCAAGCTGATGCTCGGTCCGTTGCCCGAGTCCGCGCCGACGGCCGAGACGTTCGAAGGAAACTCCGTCCTGCGCGGCGCGAGGAAGTGA
- the eboE gene encoding metabolite traffic protein EboE has product MLSYCTNVHPAEDLDGIVAQLDTYAVPVRERLGVDLLGVGLWLAAEVASALADDPGARARFAGELKARGLGVQTLNAFPYGGFHDTVVKHAVYVPEWTDPRRLRYTRDCLTVLADLLHEDASYGSISTLPLAWRDPWGPGDDERAVAALDEVTAHARALSDRVGRPLRLAVEPEPGCVLDTVADAVSWLSGRVDPAYVGLCLDTCHLAVSFADPASTVRRVHDAGLDVVKVQASAALHVENPADPQARAALAEFCEPRYLHQVRELSATGEVLAADDLDAALTDLPGTGPWRVHFHVPLHTRPRSPLASTTDVLTDAVAALAGSGRALPHVEVETYTWTVLPEADRTDLAAGIADELSWARTEVAV; this is encoded by the coding sequence GTGCTCTCCTACTGCACCAACGTACATCCCGCCGAGGACCTCGACGGCATCGTCGCCCAACTCGACACCTACGCCGTTCCGGTGCGGGAGCGACTCGGGGTCGACCTTCTCGGCGTGGGGCTGTGGCTCGCAGCCGAGGTGGCCTCCGCGCTGGCCGACGATCCCGGTGCCAGGGCCCGGTTCGCCGGGGAGCTGAAGGCCAGGGGACTGGGTGTGCAGACACTCAACGCCTTCCCGTACGGCGGTTTCCACGACACCGTCGTGAAACACGCGGTGTATGTTCCGGAGTGGACGGACCCGCGCAGGCTGCGTTACACGCGTGACTGCCTGACGGTGCTGGCCGACCTGCTGCACGAGGACGCGAGCTACGGCAGCATCTCGACGCTGCCGCTCGCCTGGCGCGACCCGTGGGGCCCGGGCGACGACGAGCGCGCCGTGGCGGCCCTCGACGAGGTCACGGCCCACGCGCGGGCGCTGTCCGACCGCGTCGGCAGGCCGTTGCGGCTGGCCGTGGAACCCGAACCGGGGTGTGTACTCGACACGGTGGCCGATGCGGTGTCGTGGCTGTCCGGTCGTGTCGACCCCGCCTACGTGGGGCTGTGCCTGGACACCTGCCATCTGGCCGTGTCGTTCGCCGACCCCGCGAGCACGGTACGGCGCGTCCACGACGCCGGACTCGACGTGGTGAAGGTGCAGGCGTCGGCCGCGCTGCACGTCGAGAACCCGGCCGATCCGCAGGCCCGCGCGGCGCTCGCCGAGTTCTGCGAACCGCGCTACCTGCACCAGGTACGGGAGTTGTCGGCGACGGGCGAGGTGCTCGCCGCCGACGACCTCGACGCCGCGCTGACGGACCTGCCGGGAACCGGGCCGTGGCGCGTGCACTTCCACGTCCCGCTGCACACCCGGCCGAGGTCACCGCTCGCGTCCACCACGGACGTGCTGACCGACGCGGTGGCCGCCCTCGCCGGGAGCGGGCGAGCACTCCCACACGTCGAGGTCGAGACCTACACGTGGACGGTACTGCCCGAGGCCGACCGGACCGATCTCGCCGCCGGGATCGCCGACGAACTGAGCTGGGCCAGGACGGAGGTAGCCGTATGA
- a CDS encoding alkaline phosphatase family protein: MRKLLMLDVVGMTPALLRHMPHLSEVADKGWRAELGTVLPAVTCSVQSTLLTGAMPAEHGIVGNGWYFRDLGEIHLWRQHNKLVQRPKVWETARAEHPDYTAANVCWWYAMGMTTDITVTPRPIYHADGRKSPDCYVRPPHLHDALTAELGAFPLFQYWGPTASITSSKWIVEATRRILRTDNPDLTMAYVPHLDYDLQRYGPDSPQAAKAARDVDAVLAPLLADAERAGTTVVALSEYGITSVDTPVDINRALRREGLLEVYTQDGMEYLDPWTSRAFAVADHQVAHVYVADDADLPRVRKIVEDLTGVDEVLDREAQARYGLDHERAGEFVAVAEPRAWFTYYYWLDDDLAPDFARGVEIHRKPGYDPAELFFDPTDRFAKARAGLNLVRKKAGLRYAMNVVPTDPRWVRGSHGRLPDSAEHGPVLLCSDPEVPSAVESSGRLSATDVRQLLLQLQGIREGTQR; encoded by the coding sequence ATGAGGAAACTGCTGATGCTCGACGTGGTGGGCATGACGCCCGCCCTGTTACGGCACATGCCGCACCTGTCGGAGGTGGCCGACAAGGGCTGGCGCGCCGAGTTGGGCACCGTGCTGCCCGCCGTCACGTGCAGCGTGCAGTCGACGCTGCTCACCGGTGCGATGCCTGCCGAACACGGGATCGTGGGCAACGGCTGGTACTTCCGCGACCTCGGCGAGATCCACCTGTGGCGGCAACACAACAAGCTCGTGCAGCGGCCCAAGGTGTGGGAGACCGCGAGGGCGGAGCATCCCGACTACACCGCCGCCAACGTGTGCTGGTGGTACGCGATGGGCATGACCACCGACATCACGGTCACCCCGAGGCCCATCTACCACGCCGACGGCCGCAAGTCACCCGACTGCTACGTGCGCCCACCGCACCTGCACGACGCGCTGACGGCCGAACTCGGTGCGTTCCCGCTGTTCCAGTACTGGGGGCCCACGGCGTCGATCACCTCGTCGAAGTGGATCGTGGAGGCCACACGGCGCATCCTACGCACCGACAACCCCGACCTGACGATGGCGTACGTGCCGCACCTCGACTACGACCTCCAGCGGTACGGCCCCGACTCGCCGCAGGCGGCCAAGGCCGCGCGCGACGTCGACGCCGTGCTGGCGCCGCTGCTCGCCGACGCCGAACGGGCTGGAACCACCGTGGTGGCACTGTCCGAGTACGGCATCACGTCCGTGGACACGCCGGTGGACATCAACCGGGCACTGCGGCGGGAAGGGCTGTTGGAGGTCTACACCCAGGACGGCATGGAGTACCTGGACCCGTGGACGTCCCGGGCGTTCGCCGTGGCCGACCACCAGGTCGCCCACGTCTACGTGGCCGACGACGCCGACCTGCCCAGGGTTCGCAAGATCGTCGAGGACCTCACCGGTGTGGACGAGGTACTGGATCGCGAGGCGCAGGCCCGGTACGGGCTCGACCACGAGCGCGCGGGGGAATTCGTCGCGGTGGCCGAGCCGCGCGCGTGGTTCACCTACTACTACTGGCTCGACGACGACCTCGCACCCGACTTCGCGCGGGGGGTGGAGATCCACCGCAAGCCCGGTTACGATCCCGCCGAGTTGTTCTTCGACCCGACCGACCGGTTCGCCAAGGCCAGGGCGGGGCTCAACCTGGTGCGCAAGAAGGCCGGGTTGCGCTACGCCATGAACGTGGTGCCCACCGACCCGAGGTGGGTGCGGGGCTCGCACGGCCGGCTACCGGACTCGGCCGAGCACGGTCCGGTGCTGCTCTGCTCCGATCCGGAGGTGCCCTCCGCCGTGGAGTCCTCCGGCCGCCTGTCCGCCACCGACGTACGTCAACTCCTGCTGCAACTGCAAGGAATCCGAGAGGGAACTCAACGATGA
- a CDS encoding sugar phosphate isomerase/epimerase family protein — protein MSRPVTLFTGQWADLPFEEVCRLASEWGYDGLEIACSGDHFEVDRALSEEDYVANRLKLLDSYGLKVWAISNHLVGQAVCDDPIDERHRNILPSRIWGDGEPEGVRQRAAAEMADTARAAAKLGVDTVIGFTGSKIWKYVAMFPPVPAEMIEDGYADFARRWNPILDVFDEVGVRFAHEVHPSEIAYDYWTTKRALQAVDNRPAFGLNWDPSHFVWQDLDPVGFILDFADRIYHVDCKDTKKRFDGRNGRLGSHLPWADPRRGWDFVSTGHGDVDWESAFRALNAIGYTGPISVEWEDAGMDRLRGAAEAVTYIRSQLFDKPEAAFDAAFSTERN, from the coding sequence ATGAGCCGACCGGTAACACTGTTCACGGGCCAGTGGGCCGACCTGCCGTTCGAAGAGGTCTGTCGACTGGCCTCGGAATGGGGCTACGACGGGCTGGAGATCGCGTGCTCGGGCGACCACTTCGAGGTCGACCGTGCGCTGTCCGAAGAGGACTACGTCGCGAACCGGCTGAAGCTGCTCGACTCCTACGGGCTCAAGGTCTGGGCCATCTCCAACCACCTCGTCGGTCAGGCGGTGTGCGACGACCCGATCGACGAGCGGCACCGCAACATCCTGCCCTCCCGTATCTGGGGTGACGGCGAACCCGAGGGTGTGCGCCAGCGGGCGGCCGCCGAAATGGCCGACACGGCCAGGGCCGCCGCGAAACTCGGCGTGGACACCGTCATCGGCTTCACCGGGTCGAAGATCTGGAAGTACGTGGCGATGTTCCCACCGGTGCCCGCGGAGATGATCGAGGACGGTTACGCCGACTTCGCGCGGCGGTGGAACCCGATCCTCGACGTCTTCGACGAGGTGGGGGTGCGGTTCGCCCACGAGGTGCACCCGAGCGAGATCGCCTACGACTACTGGACCACCAAGCGGGCGCTGCAGGCCGTCGACAACCGTCCCGCCTTCGGTCTGAACTGGGACCCGTCGCACTTCGTGTGGCAGGACCTCGACCCGGTGGGTTTCATTCTCGACTTCGCCGACCGCATCTACCACGTGGACTGCAAGGACACGAAGAAGCGGTTCGACGGCCGCAACGGCAGGCTCGGCTCGCACCTGCCGTGGGCCGACCCGCGTCGCGGCTGGGACTTCGTGTCCACCGGGCACGGCGACGTGGACTGGGAGAGCGCGTTCCGGGCGCTGAACGCCATCGGCTACACCGGGCCGATCTCGGTCGAGTGGGAGGACGCGGGCATGGACCGGTTGCGGGGTGCCGCCGAGGCCGTGACCTACATCCGCAGCCAGCTGTTCGACAAGCCGGAGGCGGCCTTCGACGCCGCGTTCAGCACGGAGAGGAACTGA
- a CDS encoding sugar phosphate isomerase/epimerase family protein, with amino-acid sequence MSDKKLSRRAMFRTAAGAAAAVGLAGAMSGTAHADWGWRGRRIPRQMLSIQLYTLRNLFEADLEGTLEALADIGYRTVELAGTYGRSAAEFRRLLDRYHLKATSAHVSFDGADVDQLIEDAKTLGYRKAACAYANYSTLEEWRAFAGRLDKAAAAFRRAGISYGYHNHAHEYQAIDGVRPIDVIAENTSPRNVHLEYDLYWVVDGGADPVEEYFRRFGRVLQFHVKDRAEGGGWADVGTGTIDWASLFRRTWTGPMKQYIVEHDNPADPLNTAKVGFEYLANLRF; translated from the coding sequence ATGAGCGACAAGAAACTGTCCCGCAGAGCGATGTTCCGCACCGCGGCGGGTGCCGCGGCCGCCGTGGGTCTTGCCGGAGCGATGAGCGGCACGGCTCACGCCGACTGGGGCTGGCGCGGCAGGCGCATTCCCAGGCAGATGCTCAGCATCCAGCTCTACACCCTCCGGAACCTGTTCGAGGCCGACCTGGAGGGCACGCTGGAGGCACTGGCCGACATCGGCTACCGCACCGTGGAGCTCGCGGGCACCTACGGCCGCTCCGCCGCCGAGTTCCGGCGGTTGCTCGACCGCTACCACCTGAAGGCCACCTCCGCCCACGTCTCGTTCGACGGCGCCGACGTCGACCAGCTGATCGAGGACGCGAAGACGCTCGGCTACCGCAAGGCGGCCTGCGCCTACGCCAACTACTCGACGCTGGAGGAGTGGAGGGCGTTCGCGGGCCGGCTCGACAAGGCCGCCGCGGCTTTCCGCAGGGCGGGGATCTCGTACGGCTACCACAACCACGCCCACGAGTACCAGGCCATCGACGGTGTCCGGCCGATCGACGTCATCGCCGAGAACACCAGCCCGCGCAACGTACACCTGGAGTACGACCTGTACTGGGTGGTGGACGGCGGGGCCGACCCGGTCGAGGAGTACTTCCGCCGGTTCGGCCGGGTCCTGCAGTTCCACGTCAAGGACCGCGCGGAGGGCGGCGGCTGGGCCGACGTCGGCACGGGCACCATCGACTGGGCGAGTCTGTTCCGCCGGACGTGGACCGGACCGATGAAGCAGTACATCGTCGAGCACGACAACCCGGCCGACCCGCTGAACACGGCCAAGGTCGGTTTCGAGTACCTGGCGAACCTGCGCTTCTAG
- a CDS encoding anti-sigma factor antagonist (This anti-anti-sigma factor, or anti-sigma factor antagonist, belongs to a family that includes characterized members SpoIIAA, RsbV, RsfA, and RsfB.): MDTAGGAVSELAVPTSLLGLTTECHGAGVVVTVSGEIDLGTRDELAEHLDEALGAVSPPQSLVVDLNEVTFLGSAGLALLLDTQDAAARKGVPLRVVATQRVVRRPIEAVGLAEALPLHPTVESALTELPVPRRGDELVDFPFQANPAFR, encoded by the coding sequence GTGGACACCGCTGGAGGTGCCGTGTCCGAATTAGCAGTACCCACTTCACTGTTGGGTCTAACCACCGAATGTCACGGAGCAGGAGTCGTCGTCACGGTGAGCGGCGAGATCGACCTCGGCACGAGGGACGAACTCGCCGAGCACCTGGACGAGGCACTCGGCGCCGTGTCGCCACCCCAGTCACTCGTCGTGGACCTCAACGAGGTCACGTTCCTGGGGTCGGCGGGACTGGCGCTGCTTCTCGACACGCAGGACGCCGCCGCGCGGAAGGGCGTTCCCCTCCGCGTGGTGGCCACACAGCGAGTGGTTCGGAGACCGATCGAGGCCGTGGGCCTGGCCGAGGCACTGCCGTTGCACCCGACGGTGGAGTCGGCCCTCACCGAGCTCCCCGTGCCTCGGAGAGGGGACGAGTTGGTGGACTTCCCGTTCCAGGCGAACCCCGCCTTTCGATGA
- a CDS encoding CBS domain-containing protein, translated as MTRVREIMTTNPTYAETSETVTHAARTMAGEGVGALPIRGEDHKLKGMLTDRDIVVKVLAEGKDPVAVHVGELAQGEVVAVGPDDDVAEALRLMARHQVRRLPVVEGEELVGIVAQADAARKLPDADVGGAVEDISRD; from the coding sequence ATGACACGTGTTCGAGAAATCATGACCACGAACCCGACCTATGCGGAAACCAGTGAGACGGTGACGCACGCGGCCCGGACGATGGCGGGGGAGGGCGTGGGGGCGCTGCCCATCCGGGGTGAGGACCACAAGCTCAAGGGGATGCTCACCGATCGGGACATCGTGGTGAAAGTGCTGGCCGAGGGCAAGGACCCGGTGGCCGTACACGTCGGTGAGCTGGCGCAGGGCGAGGTCGTCGCGGTGGGGCCCGACGACGACGTGGCCGAGGCGCTGCGGCTGATGGCGCGTCACCAGGTGCGGCGGTTGCCCGTCGTGGAAGGCGAGGAACTCGTCGGAATCGTGGCGCAGGCCGACGCCGCGCGGAAACTTCCCGACGCCGACGTGGGGGGCGCGGTCGAGGACATCTCACGTGACTGA
- a CDS encoding UDP-glucose dehydrogenase family protein, with product MSDPKERRDRLTVGVVGTGYVGLTSAACLARLGHQVTGVDIDAAKVAALSRGEVPIAEPGLDTLVAEGLGDGRLTFTTDLGALSRAEVVVLCVPTPTGPEGTADLRAFDAAVDSLSTILTPSCVVAVKSTVPVGTTARTEHVLNRPTVSNPEFLREGHAVYDFLNPDRIVIGAVDADAADRVAALYDGLPAPVLRTDPASSELAKYASNAFLAVKVSYVNVLAELCERLGADIADVAQAMRLDPRIGSAFLSPGPGWGGSCLPKDTRALLHTAAEAGVDFAVLADAVAANHHQHERIVAKVREAVTGSADGTLDGLRLGLLGVAFKAGTDDVRESPALAVAARLAEAGAVLTGYDPGVNRNDCAAGVVQLVDDVTLVAKDAAGLVLLTEWPEFRDLDWAQLADLTDRATIVDTRNLLDPEAVTRAGFAYWGLGR from the coding sequence ATGTCGGACCCCAAGGAACGCCGAGACCGTCTCACCGTCGGTGTCGTCGGTACCGGCTACGTCGGACTGACCAGCGCCGCCTGCCTCGCCCGGTTGGGGCACCAGGTGACCGGTGTGGACATCGACGCCGCCAAGGTCGCCGCCCTGTCCCGGGGCGAGGTTCCGATCGCCGAACCGGGCCTCGACACGCTGGTCGCCGAGGGCCTCGGCGACGGCAGGCTCACCTTCACCACCGACCTGGGCGCGCTGTCCCGTGCCGAGGTGGTGGTGCTGTGCGTGCCGACCCCCACCGGCCCGGAGGGCACAGCCGACCTGCGCGCGTTCGACGCCGCCGTCGACTCCCTCTCGACGATCCTCACCCCCAGCTGCGTCGTGGCCGTGAAGTCGACGGTGCCGGTGGGTACGACCGCGCGCACGGAACACGTGCTGAACCGCCCCACGGTGAGCAACCCCGAGTTCCTCAGGGAAGGGCACGCGGTCTACGACTTCCTCAACCCCGACCGCATCGTCATCGGCGCGGTCGACGCCGACGCCGCCGACCGCGTGGCCGCGCTCTACGACGGCCTGCCCGCCCCGGTGCTGCGCACCGACCCGGCGAGCTCGGAGCTGGCGAAGTACGCGAGCAACGCCTTTCTCGCGGTGAAGGTGTCCTACGTGAACGTGCTCGCCGAGCTGTGTGAACGTCTCGGCGCCGACATCGCCGACGTGGCACAGGCCATGCGTCTCGATCCGCGCATCGGTTCGGCGTTTCTGTCACCCGGCCCCGGCTGGGGCGGCTCCTGCCTGCCGAAGGACACCCGGGCGCTGCTGCACACGGCCGCCGAGGCAGGTGTCGACTTCGCGGTCCTGGCCGACGCGGTGGCGGCCAACCACCACCAGCACGAGCGCATCGTGGCCAAGGTCAGGGAGGCCGTCACCGGATCGGCCGACGGCACACTGGACGGCCTGCGCCTCGGACTGCTCGGGGTGGCGTTCAAGGCCGGGACGGACGACGTGCGCGAGTCGCCCGCGCTGGCGGTCGCGGCACGGCTCGCGGAGGCCGGTGCGGTGCTGACCGGCTACGACCCCGGGGTCAACCGCAACGACTGCGCGGCGGGGGTGGTGCAGCTGGTGGACGACGTCACGCTGGTGGCCAAGGACGCCGCCGGGCTGGTGCTGTTGACGGAGTGGCCGGAGTTCCGCGACCTCGACTGGGCGCAGCTGGCCGACCTGACCGACCGCGCCACAATCGTGGACACGCGCAACCTGCTCGATCCCGAGGCCGTGACGCGTGCGGGTTTCGCGTACTGGGGACTGGGTCGGTGA